From the Musa acuminata AAA Group cultivar baxijiao chromosome BXJ1-2, Cavendish_Baxijiao_AAA, whole genome shotgun sequence genome, one window contains:
- the LOC135594912 gene encoding putative pentatricopeptide repeat-containing protein At5g40405 yields MRASDMDRARMLFEGMPERNVVTWCAIISGCIQCGRSKEALALFSRMQTDGFEPNDMTLVSVLATCAHLGALEQGKWVHIYMRSNGIKISVFLGTSSIDMYVTCGQVELGLKVFEEMQEENLLTYTMMIKGLAMHGRGFEVL; encoded by the coding sequence ATGCGGGCCAGCGATATGGATCGTGCAAGGATGTTGTTCGAGGGAATGCCTGAGAGAAATGTGGTCACATGGTGTGCGATTATCTCCGGGTGCATTCAGTGCGGACGCTCGAAGGAGGCGTTGGCTCTCTTCTCACGGATGCAGACCGACGGGTTTGAGCCAAACGACATGACCCTCGTCAGTGTACTCGCCACCTGCGCTCATCTGGGAGCTCTGGAGCAGGGGAAATGGGTCCATATCTACATGAGGAGTAACGGGATAAAGATCAGTGTGTTCCTGGGCACTTCATCGATCGACATGTATGTCACGTGTGGCCAGGTGGAGTTGGGCTTGAAGGTGTTTGAGGAGATGCAGGAGGAGAACTTGCTAACCTACACAATGATGATAAAAGGGCTCGCCATGCATGGTCGAGGATTCGAGGTGCTATGA
- the LOC135612345 gene encoding external alternative NAD(P)H-ubiquinone oxidoreductase B3, mitochondrial-like has product MRSATFFLDGAFRRSPAFSKLVLIFAASGGGLVAYADARTDPAAEPSQTAPKKKMVVLGTGWAGTTFVRNVDSSLYDVQVISPRNYFAFTPLLPSVTCGTVEPRSIVEPIRKIIRKKGGEIKFWEAECFKIDPDNKKVHCRTNIGTNLEGNGEFLVDYDYLVIAVGARVNTFNTSGVVQHCHFLKEVEDAQKIRKSVIDSFERAILPDLDEEERKRTLHFVIVGGGPTGVEFAAELHDFISEDLAKLYPTVCNLVKISVIEHGGHILTMFDKRIGKFAEEKFRRDGIELRTGYRVVKVSDNIITMEDKLHVETSVSYGMAVWSAGVGARPIILDFMKQIGQGNRRALATDEWLRVRECDGVYAIGDCATMSQRKVMEDILEIFKFADKDNSGTLTVKEINDALEDICIRYPQVELYLKSNQMSNIVDLIKASKGDVGKESVELDIEEFKNALADVDSEVKNLPATAQVAAQQGNYLASCFNRMKRCEKKPEGPLRIRELGRHRFRPFRYKHLGQFAPLGGEQTAAQLPGDWISIGHSSQWLWYSVYASKQVSWRTRALVISDWTRRFIHGRDSSCI; this is encoded by the exons ATGCGCTCCGCCACCTTCTTCCTCGACGGCGCCTTCCGCCGCAGCCCCGCCTTCTCCAAGCTCGTCCTCATCTTCGCCGCCAG CGGTGGAGGTCTTGTGGCATATGCTGATGCAAGAACAGATCCTGCTGCAGAACCATCTCAAACAGCTCCCAAGAAGAAGATGGTTGTGCTTGGTACTGGTTGGGCTGGCACAACCTTCGTGAGGAATGTCGATAGCTCCTTGTATGATGTGCAAGTGATATCACCTCGGAACTATTTTGCATTCACCCCTTTGCTGCCGAGCGTCACATGTGGGACGGTCGAACCACGCAGCATTGTTGAACCAATACGCAAGATCATAAGAAAG aAAGGTGGAGAAATCAAGTTCTGGGAAGCTGAGTGCTTCAAGATCGATCCAGACAACAAAAAGGTCCACTGCCGGActaatataggaacaaatttggAGGGGAACGGCGAATTCCTTGTTGATTATGACTACTTAGTGATAGCAGTTGGAGCAAGGGTAAATACCTTCAACACCTCTGGTGTGGTTCAGCATTGTCATTTCTTGAAG GAAGTAGAGGATGCTCAGAAGATACGCAAAAGTGTCATAGACAGTTTTGAAAGAGCCATTCTTCCAGATCTTgatgaagaagagaggaagagaactcTCCATTTTGTTATTGTTGGTGGTGGTCCAACTGGTGTTGAATTCGCAGCAGAGCTGCATGACTTCATCTCTGAAGATTTGGCTAAGTTGTACCCAACTGTTTGCAACCTAGTGAAGATATCAGTTATTGAACATGGAGGGCACATCTTGACCAT GTTTGATAAAAGGATCGGCAAATTTGCAGAAGAGAAGTTTCGAAGGGATGGTATTGAACTGAGAACGGGATATAGGGTTGTGAAGGTATCTGATAATATAATAACTATGGAGGACAAATTGCATGTTGAGACTTCTGTATCATACGGAATGGCTGTTTGGTCAGCTGGTGTTGGAGCCCGTCCCATCATATTGGATTTCATGAAACAAATTGGTCAG GGTAATAGGCGTGCATTAGCTACGGATGAATGGCTGAGAGTCCGTGAATGTGATGGTGTATATGCTATCGGTGACTGTGCCACAATGAGTCAAAGAAAAGTCATG GAAGATATCTTGGAAATCTTCAAATTTGCAGACAAAGACAACTCAGGAACTTTAACTGTGAAAGAAATCAATGATGCTTTGGAAGATATCTGCATACGGTATCCTCAAGTTGAACTCTATCTAAAGAGCAACCAAATGAGCAACATTGTTGATCTGATAAAAGCTTCAAAAGGTGATGTTGGGAAGGAATCTGTAGAACTCGACATAGAAGAGTTCAAAAATGCTCTTGCTGATGTCGATTCCGAGGTCAAAAATCTTCCTGCAACAGCTCAG GTTGCTGCACAACAAGGAAACTATCTTGCCAGTTGTTTCAATAGAATGAAACGTTGCGAAAAGAAACCTGAAGGTCCACTACGGATAAGAGAACTAGGTCGGCATCGCTTTCGTCCCTTTAG GTATAAGCATCTCGGTCAATTTGCCCCCTTGGGTGGAGAGCAAACAGCTGCACAACTCCCAGGAGATTGGATCTCTATAGGACATAGCAGCCAATGGCTTTGGTACTCGGTATATGCGAG CAAGCAAGTCAGTTGGCGCACGAGGGCATTGGTGATATCGGACTGGACAAGGCGATTCATACATGGGAGGGACTCAAGCTGCATATAA